The following are encoded in a window of Rissa tridactyla isolate bRisTri1 chromosome 3, bRisTri1.patW.cur.20221130, whole genome shotgun sequence genomic DNA:
- the GJB7 gene encoding gap junction beta-7 protein, protein MSWGFLRDLLSGVNKYSTGIGRIWVAVVFIFRLLVYIAVAENIWKYELDEFECNVKQPGCENVCFDHFFPVSHIRLWALQLIMVSTPSLLVVFHVAYRENREKHHNRKLYRSLGEIDGGLLCTYLISLVLKTGFEIVFLFLFYKLYNGFKVPRLVKCDIRPCPNTVDCYISKPTEKMIFLYFLVATSGLCIVLNLSELSYLIFKYSIKCYLKSYVKKHQGLKRDCHKSEIVGHDTPEAAGRFHNSTSSLPLNIQDKREESSPLT, encoded by the coding sequence ATGAGCTGGGGATTCCTACGTGATCTGCTGAGCGGAGTGAATAAATATTCAACGGGAATTGGAAGAATCTGGGTAGCAGTTGTGTTCATATTCCGCTTACTGGTTTACATTGCAGTCGCAGAAAACATCTGGAAATATGAACTTGATGAATTTGAATGCAATGTCAAGCAGCCTGGTTGTGAAAACGTCTGCTTTGACCattttttccctgtctcccacATCAGGCTTTGGGCTTTGCAATTAATCATGGTCTCCACCCCTTCACTCTTGGTTGTTTTTCATGTTGCTTACCgagagaacagagagaaacaccACAACCGGAAACTTTATAGAAGTCTGGGAGAGATAGATGGCGGATTGCTGTGCACTTACCTTATCAgccttgttttaaaaacaggatttgaaatagtttttctttttctgttttataaattgTACAATGGATTCAAAGTACCACGTCTTGTGAAATGTGACATAAGACCATGTCCCAATACCGTAGACTGCTATATTTCCAAACCCACAGAGAAGAtgattttcctctattttctggTGGCAACTTCAGGCCTGTGCATTGTATTAAATCTAAGTGAATTGAGTTACCTCATTTTCAAATACTCCATAAAATGTTATCTGAAGAGTTATGTCAAGAAACATCAAGGCTTAAAAAGGGATTGCCACAAATCAGAAATCGTCGGTCACGACACACCAGAAGCTGCTGGACGGTTCCACAACAGCACCTCGTCTTTGCCTCTGAATATACAAGACAAACGTGAAGAAAGTTCCCCGTTGACTTGA